From a single Bacteroidota bacterium genomic region:
- a CDS encoding glycosyltransferase family 4 protein produces the protein MHERSLTRDSWVGTSTFMYEALKKRNNNVELRKIRVVKAPLITFLNKLMIKISGLKYNLSHSFYASGYYRRKLTKLLKENDYDAIIAPAMSTAISSLPHTIPLVYVSDATVRLMYNYYEWFSGFTFFSYRESIAVEKKALGNADLCVFSSEWAARSAIQDYGADPSRVHVIPFGANLREEEILPFEKVIHRDKGEKCRLLFLGMEWERKGGQIVLDAYLHLRKEGFPCDLTILGCDPPEARRIEGVEIISFINKNTPEGKKQWDELMLTRHFLLLPTQAECFGVVFCEASAYGMPSLGPDTGGVSNALVGGKTGFLLPEGSSGRDYAEIVKEVYTHYEAEYLPLSKSSRETYDKLLNWDHWAQSVLNLIKPYS, from the coding sequence ATGCATGAGAGAAGCTTAACACGCGATTCCTGGGTAGGTACTTCGACGTTCATGTATGAAGCCCTTAAGAAAAGAAACAATAATGTGGAGTTGAGAAAGATCAGGGTTGTAAAGGCACCGTTGATCACTTTTCTCAATAAGCTGATGATTAAAATATCAGGATTGAAATACAATCTGTCCCATAGTTTTTATGCTTCGGGGTATTACCGGAGGAAGCTGACCAAATTGCTGAAAGAAAATGATTATGATGCTATTATAGCACCCGCTATGTCGACTGCCATCAGTTCACTACCCCATACCATACCCCTTGTTTATGTTTCGGATGCCACGGTGAGGTTGATGTATAACTATTACGAATGGTTTTCGGGATTCACGTTTTTCAGTTACCGGGAAAGCATTGCCGTTGAAAAGAAAGCTCTGGGGAATGCAGATTTATGTGTATTTTCATCGGAATGGGCGGCACGAAGTGCCATTCAGGATTACGGAGCGGATCCCTCCAGGGTTCATGTGATCCCTTTTGGTGCAAACCTCAGGGAAGAGGAAATACTGCCCTTTGAAAAAGTTATTCATAGAGATAAAGGGGAAAAATGCAGGCTGCTCTTCCTGGGTATGGAGTGGGAGAGAAAAGGGGGACAGATTGTGCTTGACGCATATCTTCACCTCAGGAAAGAAGGGTTTCCCTGTGATCTGACCATTCTGGGTTGTGACCCTCCTGAAGCGAGGAGGATTGAAGGCGTTGAGATCATTTCTTTCATCAATAAGAATACCCCGGAGGGGAAAAAGCAATGGGATGAGTTGATGCTGACAAGGCATTTTCTTCTTTTACCCACCCAGGCCGAATGCTTCGGAGTCGTTTTCTGCGAAGCAAGTGCTTATGGAATGCCCTCCCTCGGCCCCGATACCGGAGGTGTCTCCAACGCACTCGTTGGAGGGAAAACAGGGTTCCTCCTCCCGGAAGGTTCCTCGGGTAGAGATTATGCAGAAATTGTGAAAGAAGTTTATACCCACTACGAAGCCGAATACCTCCCCCTCTCTAAATCATCAAGAGAAACATACGACAAATTACTCAACTGGGACCACTGGGCCCAATCCGTCCTGAATTTAATAAAACCTTACTCCTAA